A section of the Persephonella sp. genome encodes:
- a CDS encoding ABC transporter permease: MPLYIKIALKYLLSLKSKALSFMTVISFIGITVGVSALLITLAVMSGFQWGLKEKLLETSPHIVIFKITGKFTEYKDLYPYFKEIKDVVDFQPFVYSQALASKGGNVKSITIRGVDPDKDKKIMGLNTKIIAGNYDDLKKPNHVLIGKDVAISLDVWVGDSFKIMSPFGRKTPLGFIPKIKKVYVAGIVDFGMYEYDSTYVQMPLREAQKFFDMKDAITGIQIKVKDPFKADVVKKELEKYLSYPYLIRSWMDLNKSLFQALQLEKLAMFMVIALIVLVASFNISSLLITKAREKRKDIAILKTIGADSRFILKVFLWQGLLIGITGTVVGTIIGLTVIYVADTYHLIKLNPEVYMISYLPLKISFIDISAVFVSSLLICFVSSILPAYFASKELPAEVLRYE; the protein is encoded by the coding sequence ATGCCGCTTTATATAAAAATTGCCTTAAAATATCTGCTTTCTTTAAAATCAAAGGCTTTATCATTTATGACAGTTATATCATTTATAGGTATTACCGTTGGTGTATCTGCTTTATTAATTACACTTGCGGTTATGAGTGGTTTTCAATGGGGATTAAAAGAAAAATTGCTGGAAACATCTCCACACATTGTTATTTTTAAAATAACAGGCAAGTTCACAGAGTATAAAGATTTATATCCTTATTTTAAAGAAATAAAAGATGTTGTTGATTTTCAGCCCTTTGTTTATTCACAAGCACTAGCTTCTAAAGGTGGAAATGTAAAATCTATAACAATCAGAGGTGTTGACCCGGATAAAGATAAAAAGATAATGGGTTTAAACACAAAAATAATTGCCGGTAATTATGATGATTTAAAAAAACCAAACCATGTTCTGATTGGAAAAGATGTTGCTATATCCCTTGATGTCTGGGTAGGGGACAGCTTTAAGATAATGTCTCCTTTTGGTAGAAAAACTCCCCTTGGCTTTATACCAAAAATCAAAAAGGTCTATGTAGCAGGAATAGTTGATTTTGGTATGTATGAGTATGACTCAACCTATGTCCAGATGCCACTGAGAGAAGCCCAGAAATTTTTTGATATGAAAGATGCAATAACGGGAATTCAGATAAAGGTAAAAGACCCGTTTAAAGCTGATGTTGTAAAAAAGGAATTGGAGAAATATCTGTCTTATCCATATCTTATTCGTTCATGGATGGATTTAAATAAAAGTCTGTTTCAGGCACTTCAACTGGAAAAACTGGCGATGTTTATGGTTATAGCTTTGATTGTCCTTGTAGCATCTTTTAATATCTCAAGTCTGCTTATAACAAAGGCCAGAGAAAAGAGAAAAGATATTGCTATCCTCAAAACAATTGGAGCAGACAGCAGATTTATACTAAAGGTTTTCTTATGGCAGGGACTTTTGATAGGGATAACAGGAACAGTTGTAGGAACAATAATAGGACTGACGGTAATATATGTTGCGGACACATACCATCTGATAAAGCTAAATCCGGAAGTCTATATGATAAGCTATTTACCTCTAAAAATATCATTTATTGATATATCTGCCGTTTTTGTGTCATCCCTGCTGATATGTTTTGTGTCCTCAATTCTACCTGCATATTTTGCATCAAAGGAGCTTCCTGCTGAGGTTTTAAGATATGAGTAG
- the purT gene encoding formate-dependent phosphoribosylglycinamide formyltransferase, with translation MIIGTPLSHNATKILLLGSGELGKEFAIEALRLGIEVIAVDSYEYAPAQQVAQRYYVIDMKNGDQIKNIVYREKPDFIVPEIEAIDTLTLLELEKEGYTVIPSAKATNYTMNRIGIRRLSAEEVGLKTSQYRFASDIDTYKKAIKEIGLPAVVKPVMSSSGKGQSIVKEESQIEKAWYYAQENARGKGGEVIIEEFIDFDFEITLLTVRTKNQGTLFCEPIGHIQVEGDYHESWQPQPMSPIALEKAKEIAKKITDALGGYGIFGCELFVKGDEVWFNEISPRPHDTGMVTMISQNMSEFEIHLRAILGLPIDIKMTAPAGASYCFHASDWGVAPVYEGLEKALSIPDTKIRIFGKPTTRPKRRMGVALATGNTIEEARERAKAAAEHMKVVL, from the coding sequence ATGATTATAGGAACTCCTTTGTCCCATAATGCAACAAAAATTCTTCTACTTGGTAGCGGAGAACTGGGAAAAGAATTTGCCATAGAAGCCCTCAGACTTGGAATAGAAGTAATAGCCGTTGATAGTTACGAATACGCACCAGCCCAGCAGGTAGCCCAGAGATACTATGTGATAGATATGAAAAATGGAGACCAGATAAAAAATATTGTTTACAGGGAAAAACCTGATTTCATTGTGCCTGAAATAGAAGCAATAGATACATTAACACTGCTTGAACTGGAAAAAGAAGGATATACGGTTATCCCCTCTGCAAAAGCTACAAACTACACAATGAATAGAATAGGCATCAGAAGACTATCTGCTGAAGAGGTAGGACTAAAAACATCCCAGTATAGATTTGCATCTGATATTGATACATATAAAAAAGCCATAAAGGAAATAGGTTTACCTGCAGTGGTCAAACCGGTTATGAGCTCCTCAGGAAAAGGTCAGAGTATTGTTAAAGAAGAATCTCAGATAGAAAAAGCCTGGTATTATGCACAGGAAAATGCAAGGGGTAAAGGCGGGGAAGTAATTATTGAGGAGTTTATAGATTTTGATTTTGAAATAACACTGCTAACAGTTAGAACTAAAAATCAGGGAACCCTTTTCTGTGAACCAATTGGGCATATACAGGTCGAGGGAGACTATCATGAGAGCTGGCAACCACAACCTATGAGCCCTATCGCCTTAGAAAAGGCGAAAGAAATAGCCAAAAAAATCACAGATGCCCTTGGAGGCTACGGCATCTTTGGTTGTGAACTGTTTGTTAAAGGGGATGAAGTCTGGTTTAATGAGATATCCCCAAGACCACATGATACAGGTATGGTTACAATGATTTCTCAAAATATGTCTGAATTTGAGATACATCTAAGGGCTATTTTAGGTCTACCAATAGACATTAAAATGACTGCTCCTGCAGGAGCTTCTTACTGCTTCCATGCATCAGACTGGGGAGTTGCACCTGTTTATGAAGGACTTGAAAAGGCTCTTTCTATTCCTGACACAAAAATAAGAATATTTGGGAAACCTACAACCAGACCAAAAAGAAGAATGGGTGTAGCCCTTGCCACAGGAAATACCATAGAAGAAGCAAGAGAAAGGGCAAAAGCAGCTGCTGAGCACATGAAGGTAGTCCTATGA
- a CDS encoding transposase, which produces MKLKRTIKLVVKPSEEEKQILFKTLEEYKFAYNFVAEIGWKFKISNSIKLHNLTYTTVREKTSLPSQLVISARMVASESLKSAFNRKKKGLKVSYPYSNNPAIRYDKRSYSVWFDREEISIATVEGRLKLKIKIPEYFKQYLNWEIRSAFLKYDKRLKKFFFNIVVEKEIEEIPEDSTVVGVDLGLSKLAVISTADGKINKFFDGGHIRAVSERYFAIRKKLQSKGTPSAKRHLKKLSQREKRFRTAINHKIAKEIVSLVPAGGTIVLEELKGIRERIKVSKKERRWIHSWNFAQLQQFIEYKAQSKGIKVVYINPKYTSQRCSKCGHISKSNRKDQSHFKCSSCRYTINADLNASRNIAINYLVSQKERLGHRVASLPVWAVVNQPNVRRDG; this is translated from the coding sequence ATGAAACTCAAAAGAACGATTAAGCTTGTTGTTAAACCTTCTGAAGAAGAAAAACAAATCCTTTTTAAAACCCTTGAAGAATACAAATTTGCCTACAATTTCGTTGCTGAAATAGGCTGGAAGTTTAAAATTTCTAATTCTATAAAACTTCACAATCTTACTTATACCACTGTTAGAGAAAAAACTTCCTTGCCATCTCAATTGGTTATATCTGCCAGAATGGTAGCTTCTGAAAGTCTCAAATCTGCTTTTAACAGAAAAAAGAAAGGTCTTAAAGTTTCCTACCCTTACTCTAATAATCCAGCCATCAGATATGATAAAAGGTCTTATTCTGTATGGTTTGATAGAGAAGAAATATCTATTGCAACAGTTGAAGGAAGGCTTAAACTCAAAATAAAAATTCCTGAATATTTTAAGCAATATCTTAACTGGGAAATTCGCTCTGCTTTTTTGAAATATGATAAAAGGCTCAAAAAGTTTTTCTTTAACATTGTTGTTGAAAAGGAAATTGAAGAAATTCCTGAAGATAGTACTGTTGTAGGAGTTGATTTGGGACTTTCCAAACTTGCCGTTATATCTACTGCTGATGGAAAAATTAACAAATTTTTTGACGGAGGGCATATAAGAGCCGTATCTGAAAGATACTTTGCTATAAGAAAGAAACTGCAGTCTAAAGGCACTCCTTCTGCAAAAAGACATCTCAAGAAGTTGTCGCAGAGGGAGAAACGGTTTCGGACTGCTATTAACCATAAAATAGCCAAAGAGATTGTTAGTCTTGTTCCTGCTGGTGGAACTATTGTATTGGAGGAGCTTAAAGGAATTAGAGAAAGAATTAAAGTATCCAAAAAGGAAAGGAGATGGATACATAGCTGGAACTTTGCCCAACTTCAACAGTTTATAGAGTATAAAGCTCAAAGCAAAGGAATAAAGGTTGTGTATATCAACCCTAAATACACTTCTCAAAGATGTAGTAAGTGTGGACATATAAGTAAGTCCAATAGGAAAGATCAATCTCACTTTAAATGCTCCTCCTGTAGATACACTATTAATGCTGACCTTAATGCCAGCAGGAATATAGCAATTAACTATCTGGTCTCTCAAAAAGAGAGACTGGGGCACAGGGTAGCAAGTCTCCCTGTGTGGGCTGTTGTCAACCAGCCTAATGTAAGGAGGGATGGCTAA